Part of the Gemmatimonadota bacterium genome, CGCCGGTCCGAATATGTTGGTCCACTGCAACTGAGGCATTATACCGGCGAATCTCGCCTCGCTCAGCCTGGCTTCCAGGCCCTCTACGGCAAGGACAGCCTGTTCGATATCCGGACTGACCATCAACGCGCGGTCCACGCACTGTTCCAGCGTCATCCGGACCGCCTGGACGGTCCGGGGCGGTCCCTGCGCGATGACAGGCCCTGTAATCAGCAATGTCGCCAGCAGGTGGGTCAGCAGACGAAACACGATGCCTCCGCTTGGCATAGTCGTCGAATTTCTTCCTGACTTAAGTATATTAGACGCCGCTGTTCTCCAGTTGATCCAATAATTAATGCCGCCGTTCTCCAGTTGATCCAGGTAATTCCCGCTGACTAAGCCCGCGGAGATCGAGATCGGCAGCCGACAGCCTAAACAGACCGGTTCTCCTCGTCAGCTGCCGCGGGCTTCGACATCAGCCAGATCGCCCGCGTCCAGTGAAATGCCGCCGTGATCACCGTCCAGATGGCCACGAAGGTAAACGCCTCCTCCAGCATGCCGGCCGCCGTACCTCCCAGCAGCAGGAGGACGTTGGTGTTTCGCCGGGCGCCGATGCGACGAAAGAAGCGGTCCACGGGTTCGCAGTCGAACAGCTCGATACCCTGCCTGGACTTGAACATCCCCGTCGCGGTCTTGTCAAGCAGATAAAACAGGGTGATCACGGTACTCAGCACGAAAGGGCCGACCAGGGCTCCGCCGCCGCTGAGCATCCACCCCAGAGCCCAGTACCAGGTCAGTTCCCAGACCACGTCCAGGATGTGTTCGTAGCGGTCCCCGAACCGGGTGCATCGCACCGTCACGCGGGCCAGCTTGCCGTCGACTCCGTCCAGTACGCCGACGATGAAGGCGATGACCAGTCCGGCGATCAGGTAACCCGACGCCAGTTGCCCCGCGGCCAGCAGACCGGTAGTCAGAAAGGCGAGCACGATGGTGAGAGTGGTTACCTGGTTGGGCGTGACGGGACCGGCCGAAACCCATTTCGTAAGCACGTTCTCCAGGGGCGGGTGGATGAATTCCGCGGGGAAGTCCAGCGTACCCTTCTGCGCGGCGTCGATCAACAGCATTTCCGCCTGTTGGACCTTCCGGTCCGAATCGAGGACCAGCCAAAAGGGGGGCAGGCTGCGGCGGAGATCCACGATATAGGGATCCATATCGCGGAGATCGTAGACAGAACAGGCCGACTCCGGCGCCGTGTCCAGCGCCGACCACAGCGATTCGGAGCCGGTCCATGATGCCGCGAGCTCCGTAAGCAGATCCGCGTCGGCCACCAGGAGCCTGCAGGATGCCCGGACCGCCTGATCGACGGCCCTTCTGTTCGAACCGCCGTCGATCAAGTCCCGCAATACGCGGGGATCGTACAGGTGATGGGCGTCCAGGACCAGGGCCGTTTCGTCCTTTCCAGGCAGCCAGCGGGCTGGGCTTTCGTCGGTCCGTACGCAGTCGACAGCGCCAAGCTCCCGGAACCAGCGCCCGTCAAACCCGTCGATCCGGACACTCGATCCCCGCCCGGGTGCGGGTCCGACCACCGAAACCCGCCGGGCTCCCAGGGAGGCAAAGACCCTAAGGTGCCGTTCGAGCAAGGGAATGCCGTAAACCGGCCGCGCGGCTCCGGCCGCGGTGGCGTCCGTATCGGCGAATAAGACCACGCTGAATTTCAAAACGATTCAGACTCTCTTTCGAGACTAACCCGCGGCACGCGCTCGTCCTCAGTTTCCCGGCTTATGCCGCCCTCTTCCTCAGAAAAGGCAGCGCGCCGCATTGCCCACGCAGGCGCCGGAGTACGGTCCGGTCATCCTCTTCCAGTCCCAGCAGGCTCAGAACGCCCAGGTAGACGGCCAGGAAGATCGAGGGCAACGCGGCCGTGCGCAGCCACGGAACATCGGGCACGTAGCTTCCCGCCAGTAACGCGCATCCGAAGGCGAGGACCGCGGCGGAGCAGGGCTTCAAAAGGCGCCAGGCCAGAGGATGGATCCGGAACAGGTAATATACTTCGAACAGGCGGATCAGCGTGAGCAGCATGAACGACGCCAGCGTTCCCAGGGCGGCGCCCAGGATGCCCAGACTCGGAATCAGCCACAGGTTCAGAACGAAATTCACGGCTACGACCACGACCGTGTTGACGAGGTTGAGCCAGGGCCGGCCCGACATGATGAGCACGGTATCGCCCGAACCCATGGCGGCGTAGACGACCTGGCTCAGGGCCAGGACGACCATCGCCATGAACCCGGCGCCGAATTCGGGGCCGAACAGTCCAAGCAGTTCATTGCCGATCAACGACACGACGCAGAGGAAACCCACGCCGATGGTCAGCACCCACCGGGTGACCAGCCGCAGGTTGTGCTCCAGCCGCCGCAGGTCGTTCCGGTGGTTCAGTTCGGCGACGATGGGGCTGAAAATCGGGTCGAACCACTGGCGGACCTTCTTGGTCAGCAAGGCGATTTCGACTGCGATCACGTAAATGCCCACCTGCGCCGCCGGCAGAAAGTAGCCGACCATGAGCACGTCGAGCCGGATCATGACCATGTAGACTAGCTCGTAGCCCATTACCGGCAGCGAGAAGCGGGTCAGCGGGGTGACGATACGCAGTTTGCGCAATTGGACGAGGCATGCGCGCCAGGAATAGAACCTGGTGAACACGCGGACGGCGAACAGCAGGCCGCAGGCCAGCGCGGCCAGGTGGGCCGCGGCGATGCCATAGGTGCGCCAGCCCCAGTAGAACAATGCGCAGGCCGCCCCGAACAGCACCAGCGGCTCGACGACGCCCCGGACCATGGCATCGTATTTCATGACCTTGTGGGCCCGGGTAACGCCCAGGATGATGTGGGTCACGGCGATCAGCGGCAGGGCGACTGCAAGCAACCGCAGCATGCCGGTAAGCCGGGGTTTCTCAAGCAGGCCTTCCGCCAGCGCGGGCGCGCCAAGAAAGAGCGCGGCGCCGGTCACGGCACTCAGCAGCAACCCCACGCCCAAAGCCTGCGCGATGGTCCGATGGATGGCACCCGTATTTCCGTCCTCGCGCAGACGCGGGATGAAATTGACCAGCCCCTTGTCCAGCGAGAACTGACCGACCTTTGCCACGAGGTCCACGATGGTCCACCCGAGCATGTACAGGCCGAAGACCTCGGCCCCGAACAACCGCGTAAGGACGATGAACGAAACGGACTTTGTCAGTCGCGCCAGCGTTCCGATGAAATTGACGGCCGCGCCCCGGACGATGGTCAGTGCGTCGGATGCGGGCCGGACCGGAACCGGCTTCTCTCGGGTACGTGTCATGACGGGGAACTCGCCGGTCGGGACGTCATCCTGCTTGCTTCGATCAACAGGGTCCATCCCCGGTGGTTTCGGGTGAACAGGTTAAACGCGGCGGATACCATCCTGCCGATCGAGACCAGCCCCAGTCGGGTCACTGCCGCCGGTATCGCGTGCATGCGCTCCGTGGCATAACTCAGCCGGATCAGCGCCAGGTCCGGACTGGAACGAAGCAGGTATCGGTATCTTTCCAGTTTGAATCCACACGACTCGAGCAAAGACCCGACCTTCGGGTACGTGTAGAACTGCCGGACGGCGTGGAGTTCCCGGTGCTCGTCGCGCCACGCCTTGCCGATTCCCTCGAGGCTCAGGCTGTCCAGCGTCAACAGGATGCGTCCTCCGGGCCGCAGTACGCGCCACATCTCCAGCAGCGTTTGCCGGTCGTCGGGCAGATGCTCGAAGACACACAGGCTGATGACCGTGTCGAACTGGCCCGAGCGGAGGGGGAACGCGCCGGCATCGGCGCAGAAGAAGCCCGTAGAGGGCGTCTTGTGACAGACCGCGGCACGGCGCAACTGGTCCCGGTTCAGATCGAAGCCGAAAATCCGGGCACCCCGCAAGGCGATCCGGTAATCATAGGTCCCCTCTCCGCAGCCGATATCGAGGATGCGCTCGTCCCGGCCCGGCCTCAGCCAGCGCAACGCCGGGACCGTTTCCTGGACCCTGCGGAAATTGAAGTCCTTTCTGATCCGGAGGGAGAAAAAACCCCGAACCCGGTACATCAGCCCGCTCTGTCCGCTCATGTGCTCTGTCCGCTCATGTGCTCACATCCATAACCGGCCGGTCCCGCGCCAGCAGCCGGCCCGTCGAAATGAATATGGCGAGGCCCATGACCAGGCCGCCGGCCGTAACGGTCCAGAACATCCAGTTCAGGAGTCCCAGCGCGGCGAAGCACAGCAACAGCATGGTAAAGAAGTCTCTCTTACTCATCATCCGGAACACGTTGAGCAGCCGGGCGGCCAGGGCGCGGCGCCGGCCGACGGCATGCCGCTCGAAGGCCCGGTTGAACCGTACGAGACTGCCGCTCCCGCCGGTCTGCAGCAGATAGTAGTACATCACGAGGATCGACGCGGCCACGACGGCGACGGACCCTATCCCCAGAGACCGGACCACGGTCTCATCGGAGTCGCCCGCGTAAGCCCAGACCACGGCGGAAAAGAACGCCAGGTAGGTCAGGTTGTCCGTGATCGTGTCGAGCCACGACCCGTATTTCGATTCGCGGAAGGTCAGGACGGCCACCTCCCCGTCGCATCCGTCGAGAATGGACGAAACCTGGAAAAGAAAGGCGCCCAGCAGCACCGTCCAGTAGGTGCCGTCCAGCACGAACCAGGCTCCGAGCAGGCCGGAAAGAAACGTGACCAGGGTGACCATGTTGGGGGTGACCGGCACCTTGACCAGCCATCGGCTGATGCGGGTCGAAACCGGCCTGTTGACATACCGGGCAACCCAGCCGTCGGTGGGCTTCACGAGACGCCTGATCAGGGCCTTTTCACCGTGCGCCAGCATTTCGGGCGTATCGACGTCCTGCCAGAAACCCTCGCCGATGTCGAAGGCGCGCATCCTTCCTTCCCCGGCCAGCGCCCGGATGCCGTCGCTCAACGCGCACCCCCCGGGGCCGTCCACGGCTTCGAGGGCGTCGAACAGGGCCGGCGTACAATGGAACATGCCGGTGTCGACCGCGTTGTACTCCCGAAGTTCCTTGTCGATTCGGACCACCCTGTCTTCACGCACCTCCACCTTGGTGGCGTCGTCCAGGTCGTACACGGTTTCGATTTTCCGGTCGACGGCGAGCAGACACTCCCCTTCGGCGACCGGTTCTTCGAGCAGTCGCTCCAGCGTCCGTTGCTCGAACAGGTGATCCGCCATGAGCAGGACAAAGGGCTCGGCCAGGAGAGACCGGGCGGCCAGGACGGAAACACCGTTGGGCATGTGCCATCGTTCGTTGTGCACCCATTCGATCCGGCAGCCGTCCAGGCCGGAATCATGCGACAGAGTCTCGTGAAAGCGGTCCGCTTCGTACCCCGTTACGATGACGAAGCGCGTTATGCCGGCCCTGCCGGCCGTCAGTATGATACGCTTGATCAAAGGCACGCCGCAGAGCTTCAACAGCGGTTTGGGCACCGGACCGGTTACCGTTTGAAGGCGCGCGCCCGCGCCGCCGGCGATGATGAGCGCCGAAGTCGCGCTGCTCATATGCTGATCCATTTGTCGAGATTCAGATGGTCATGTGGACGGATGAAGGAACCAGAAGATGAGCCAGAAAAGACGAGCTAGAAGATTGCGGAAAAGCCCAAGGTCATCTCCGGGTAAAGAGGACGGGAGATGACATCCAGTTCCTTCCGGTAGGCCGCCTGTACCACCATGGCGACGTGCCGTTCCCAGAAGTAACGCATCCCTACCCCGGCGTCGACCATGGCCATGTGGCGGTTTTGCGGTCTGATCTCCAGGCCGGTGCCGCAGCCGAAGAAGGGTGTGAAGGATCCGCCCGGGACGGTAAGATTGTAGCGATAGAAAGCCCCGATTCGGGTAATCCGGTCGGCCTGCTCTTCTTCCTGGACTTCAAGCACGTCCCTGCGCAGGGACGTGCTGCCGAAACCGGCCAGTTTCCTGGCCCGAAGCAGATTGCCGGTGTATGAAACGCCGGGAGACCGCCCGGCATCGTCAAACGCCTCCGTATCATCCGGCCGGTGGATGGAAAACACGCCGCCGAACTGGTGGGTGGGCGTAAGGAAGTAACCGGCGCTCAGGGAGACGGTGGCCGGATCGAACAAAGCGTTACCCGTCTGGCCCACACCCTGCACCTCGATACGTCCCTGCCTGAGCCTGTTCCCCGCGGACCGGGGTCGATCCGGCACGAGCGCGGCAACGGAAGGTCCGGGGGCGGCGGGGCTTATACCCTGGTGTCCCACGGGCTCGAAAGCCCCGCTTGAGTAACCGGCGTTCGGTCTGATCATCATGGCAGCCGTGGACCTGCGCGGCGCGGGCCGGCCATCGACCATGATCCTGGGAAAATCATTACGGGCGACCGAATCCGTCCTGCGCTCAACCAAGCCGGCCGGAGAATCCAATCCGCCGGATTCCACGGCGCCATGCTCCGGCCGGGACGGGACCGGCTCGATCCGGCGGGGTTCCGGCCCGGCGATGATACCGCCAGTCCGCGCGGCGGCAGGCATATCGACCGAGCCAGCCAGGCGGGCAGGGCCGACCAGGTCGACTGGACCGACTGCCTCGTGCGAGCCGTCCGGACCGATCGGGCTGACCGGGCTGACCAAGCCGCCCAGGCTGACCGGCGCATTCAAATCGGAATGGAACAGGGGCATAACCGCGATCAGCGTACAGAAACCGACGGCCAGCAAGGAGAAGAGGGCACTTTGCTTCTGGCTCACCGCCGAACCGAGCAGGTCCCGGATACGTATGGCTACCACGGAGGCCGACCTCGCCAGTTCGAGGACCGCCTGCCAGTGCGTCCGGACCTTGCCCCCGGCAACCTTCAGCAGGGTGGAAGCGTAGCGCTCCGGATGACTGGATACACGGACGACGGCTGCGTCGCAGGCCCGTTCCGCTTCGATATCGATTCGGCGTGTAGCGTACCAGACCGCCGGATGGAAGAAAAAGAAGATCCTGGCGAACTGTACCAGGACGACCGTCAGGTGGTCCCGCCGGGCGTAGTGCGCCAATTCATGAAGCAGGACCTGTCTGAGTTCCGCGTCGGAAAGTTCCAGGATGCACCATGAGGGGATCACGACGACAGGCCGCCCCACGGCGATCAGCGCGGGTCCTTCAAACTCGTCCGAGACCCGCAAGGCCACCTTACGCTTCAATCCCAATTCGGCCAGGCAACTGTCGAACGACGCGCGTACCCGGAGGACGGTGACCGGAACGGCCCTGCGCTTTCTCCGCGTCAGCATGATGACCGCGGATACGACTCGGATCACTCCGAGACCGGCAATGGCGATCCAGGCCAGTCCCGTACCGGCATAGATATAGGTTTCCAGGAAGTAGCGACCGCCCGGGGCGGGTCCTGCGGCGTGTACCACGGGCGCCCACGGGATCTCGAACGGACCCGGCCAGGGCAGCACGACGGAGAATATCAGTTTAGCCAGTACCAGCAGCCAGAGGAAATGCCTGATCCTGGGCGGACAGCCCGGGTTCAATAAAAGCAACGCCCAGACCAGAACGCCCAGGATCAACGCTTCCAGGCTTGGCAGCCACAACAGGTCCACGACCCCGCGGCCCAACCGGTCGAAGAGCGTGATTGCGTAGCCCGGGTCAGTCATCCGATGCCTCCGAGGCCAACCGGTCCAGCAGATTGCGCAGGCTTTCGGCTTCTTCCGCGGTCAACGCGTCCGATTCGATCAGGTGCAGCACCAGGGACTGCGGCGATCCGGCGAACAATTTGTCCACGACCGCCGTTATGACTTCCTGGCGCACGCCTTCCGGCTTCACGATGGCGGTGTATACGAAGGCCCGACCTTCGCGGCTATGCCGCACTACGCCCTTCTGGGTGAGTATGGACAGGACCGTCTGAACGGTCGTGTACGCCAGGGGACGCTGGTCTCGAAGCGAATCGACGATCTGGCGCACCGTCGCCCGCCTCAGGCGCCAGACGACATTCATGATGTCGATTTCCAGGTCCGTCAGCGAAGACAGCTTCTTTCTGGCCATCCGGTCCCTTGTCCAGTGCACCGCGTCCGCACGCCGAAGCCGTGGCCGGCGCGAACGCATGACTAAGTTTTTAGTAGTTAAATATATGGCCCCATGTATCTTAATTAACGCGCTGGACGTGAATTGTCAATGCAAACGTTGTCCTCCCGGACGCCGGGAAAACCGACCGGTTCCGGACAAAATTCAGGTCTGATACCGGCCATGATGGAAGACCCCGTCTACTTCATTTCCGATGCCCACCTGGGGATCGAAGATTACGCGGCGGAGGAAGGTAGAAGAGCGCGCCTGCTGACCTTCCTGCGAAGCCTCCGGGGCAAGACCCGGCAATTGTACATCGTGGGCGATCTGTTCGATTTCTGGTTCGAGTACCGCACTGTCGTGCCGCGCCAGCACTACACGGTGCTGCACGCGCTGAGTTCGCTGGTCGAGAGCGGGGTCCGGGTAATCTACCTTGCCGGCAATCACGATTTCTGGCTGGGTACGTTCCTGAACGAGCAGGTCGGTGTGGAAACGGCCGACGGACCGCTGACCGTCACTCACCACGGCCGGAAGATCTATATCGCCCACGGCCACGGGCTCATATCCAGGGACCTTGGATACCGCCTGCTTGCGAAGATCATGCACAGCGCTTTCAGCATCCGCCTGTTTCAGCTGATTCATCCGGACTGCGGTTTCAGGATCGGCCGCCTGGTATCGCGGTTGAGCAGGCGCCACGGCACACCCACGGCGTGGGACCCGCGGGAAGCCTACCGGGACCTGGCCTTCTCACTGCTCGACCAGGGCTACGACGCAGTGGTCTTCGGGCACAACCACTACCCGACGCTGCAGCATAAGGGGGACAAGGTGTATATCAACCTCGGGGACTGGCTCCGGCACGATACCTATGGCGTGTTGCGCGACGGGGAGATGACCCTGGAGAAGCACGGGGCCGCGGGGAGGTAGTACGGGACGAGATAACTGGAAAGCGGGGGCGGTACCCGGGTGCAATCGCGATTGACCCTGTCACTCCAGGCTACCTGCAAGCATTCCGAAGAATGAAGCCCCGGCGCGTTCCTGCACCGGGGCCTTGCCGTTACCCCCGACTACGGACCGGGGTTGTTCCGAACGGTGTGAAAGATTAGGACGAGGGCTTGTTGATGATGATCGGTGCCAGAGGCAAGTCCTTTGCACCAGGAATCGAAACCACCAGGTACGCCGTCCCATGACCTACAATCCAGGTGTCGCCGGTCTCGATGGTTATTGTCCCTTCAGCGCCGTCTATCGCAGCCGGAGCAGCGTCTTCGGGAATGGCGATAACCTCCGGGCTCTGGCTTCGGACCGTCGCCGTCAAAGGATCGTTATTGTTGGTTGTCCTGCCATCGGGACCTACCTCCCGCACCCGGATTCGCAACACGATATGCTGATCGGGTTCGACCGCTCGGTTCACCGGAGGATCCGCATCGGGATCTGCAAGCGTCAGGGTCCTGGTACGGTCGGACGGTGTGGAGGGGTAAGGATTCATCACGTGCGTGATGACACCGGTACCCTCGGCGACGGTGACTCTGATCCCGGACTTGGACGCGACGCCCTGACCCCGGGCCGTGATCTCGGCCTCTCCTTCGCGTTTCGCCGTAATCGTGTTGCCGTTCACACTGACTACTCCTGGCTCGGAACTCACCCAGGCAATTAGCGCTTCGGCGCCTTCAATGGCTTCCCCGCCCTCTTCCTTGTTATAGGCGACCGGTGTCATCAACTCGATCTCGCCGCCGACCGGCAGAACATAGGATTCCGCTTGGTCTGGAGCAAACTCGATCCGTCTTATAACTTCGAGCACTTTGACCGTCAACCTGATCTCCACGCCTCTGCCCACGACCCTGATGGTAATCCTGGCGCCAGTGGCCGGCCGCACGGCTTCGATCATACCTCCATCGACCAGGACAGCGTCAGAATCGGACTCCCAGTCGAAACCAACGGTTTTCAGGAACGTACCGTTCTGTGCGACGGCCTTCGCGACGATCATGGTCATTCCGCCCACGGCCATGGTCAGATCCAGCGAATTCACTTCATTTCCGTTCTCATCAATCCTGGGGTCGTAATCAGGCGCGTCAAACACAGCGGCCATCATGTCATCGCCATCCTGGGTAAGCTTGATGTGATGAATGCCGGTCAGCGCTTCGCTCTCAATAATGTAATCCACGATACCCTGACCCGGAGGACCGGGTGGACCCGGTTCACCCCGATCGCCCCTGGGACCCTGCGGGCCCGGTTCACCCCGATCGCCCCTGGGACCCTGCGGGCCCGGTTCACCCCGGTCGCCCTTGGGACCCGGAGGACCGGCGGGTCCCCGCGGACCAGGTGGACCGGCAGGACCCACAGGACCCTGCGGCCCGGTCTCGCCCTGAGGACCCGGAGGACCGGCCGGGCCTGTCTTACCTTCGCATCCCGTCATGGATAACGCGAACGCAATCATCATTACTATGAGGTAGTGCATTGTTGTCTCCCGTTTATCGAATGTCTCTTTTTCTGTAAATGTCGCCGCGTAAAAGGCACGGATCTATACGGCCTCCCTTCCTATCCCGTGCGTTGTGAGGAACGGACACTTGCCCGCTGTCGAGATTGCGTGAATCCCGGTACCAACCGAATCGAATCATTCAGACACACATTTGTTATAGTTTAATTAATCAAAGATTTCTCTTATTTTAATTGTTTCATGCTTGATTTCATCTGGCCGATATCTTGTATTTAACCCGGACTATTACTATTGCCCAGACCCGGGTTCACGAGGAACAGGAGGAAGTCTCCCGGGACGCGAGATAGACGCGGCGCGCCGTGCGGGGTATTGTATTGTGCGTAACAGCGGGAGGTCGCGGGGAAAGATTCAGGCAGGATAT contains:
- a CDS encoding oligosaccharide flippase family protein — its product is MTRTREKPVPVRPASDALTIVRGAAVNFIGTLARLTKSVSFIVLTRLFGAEVFGLYMLGWTIVDLVAKVGQFSLDKGLVNFIPRLREDGNTGAIHRTIAQALGVGLLLSAVTGAALFLGAPALAEGLLEKPRLTGMLRLLAVALPLIAVTHIILGVTRAHKVMKYDAMVRGVVEPLVLFGAACALFYWGWRTYGIAAAHLAALACGLLFAVRVFTRFYSWRACLVQLRKLRIVTPLTRFSLPVMGYELVYMVMIRLDVLMVGYFLPAAQVGIYVIAVEIALLTKKVRQWFDPIFSPIVAELNHRNDLRRLEHNLRLVTRWVLTIGVGFLCVVSLIGNELLGLFGPEFGAGFMAMVVLALSQVVYAAMGSGDTVLIMSGRPWLNLVNTVVVVAVNFVLNLWLIPSLGILGAALGTLASFMLLTLIRLFEVYYLFRIHPLAWRLLKPCSAAVLAFGCALLAGSYVPDVPWLRTAALPSIFLAVYLGVLSLLGLEEDDRTVLRRLRGQCGALPFLRKRAA
- a CDS encoding UDP-2,3-diacylglucosamine diphosphatase, which produces MMEDPVYFISDAHLGIEDYAAEEGRRARLLTFLRSLRGKTRQLYIVGDLFDFWFEYRTVVPRQHYTVLHALSSLVESGVRVIYLAGNHDFWLGTFLNEQVGVETADGPLTVTHHGRKIYIAHGHGLISRDLGYRLLAKIMHSAFSIRLFQLIHPDCGFRIGRLVSRLSRRHGTPTAWDPREAYRDLAFSLLDQGYDAVVFGHNHYPTLQHKGDKVYINLGDWLRHDTYGVLRDGEMTLEKHGAAGR
- a CDS encoding M56 family metallopeptidase; translation: MTDPGYAITLFDRLGRGVVDLLWLPSLEALILGVLVWALLLLNPGCPPRIRHFLWLLVLAKLIFSVVLPWPGPFEIPWAPVVHAAGPAPGGRYFLETYIYAGTGLAWIAIAGLGVIRVVSAVIMLTRRKRRAVPVTVLRVRASFDSCLAELGLKRKVALRVSDEFEGPALIAVGRPVVVIPSWCILELSDAELRQVLLHELAHYARRDHLTVVLVQFARIFFFFHPAVWYATRRIDIEAERACDAAVVRVSSHPERYASTLLKVAGGKVRTHWQAVLELARSASVVAIRIRDLLGSAVSQKQSALFSLLAVGFCTLIAVMPLFHSDLNAPVSLGGLVSPVSPIGPDGSHEAVGPVDLVGPARLAGSVDMPAAARTGGIIAGPEPRRIEPVPSRPEHGAVESGGLDSPAGLVERRTDSVARNDFPRIMVDGRPAPRRSTAAMMIRPNAGYSSGAFEPVGHQGISPAAPGPSVAALVPDRPRSAGNRLRQGRIEVQGVGQTGNALFDPATVSLSAGYFLTPTHQFGGVFSIHRPDDTEAFDDAGRSPGVSYTGNLLRARKLAGFGSTSLRRDVLEVQEEEQADRITRIGAFYRYNLTVPGGSFTPFFGCGTGLEIRPQNRHMAMVDAGVGMRYFWERHVAMVVQAAYRKELDVISRPLYPEMTLGFSAIF
- a CDS encoding BlaI/MecI/CopY family transcriptional regulator → MARKKLSSLTDLEIDIMNVVWRLRRATVRQIVDSLRDQRPLAYTTVQTVLSILTQKGVVRHSREGRAFVYTAIVKPEGVRQEVITAVVDKLFAGSPQSLVLHLIESDALTAEEAESLRNLLDRLASEASDD
- a CDS encoding CDP-alcohol phosphatidyltransferase family protein, yielding MKFSVVLFADTDATAAGAARPVYGIPLLERHLRVFASLGARRVSVVGPAPGRGSSVRIDGFDGRWFRELGAVDCVRTDESPARWLPGKDETALVLDAHHLYDPRVLRDLIDGGSNRRAVDQAVRASCRLLVADADLLTELAASWTGSESLWSALDTAPESACSVYDLRDMDPYIVDLRRSLPPFWLVLDSDRKVQQAEMLLIDAAQKGTLDFPAEFIHPPLENVLTKWVSAGPVTPNQVTTLTIVLAFLTTGLLAAGQLASGYLIAGLVIAFIVGVLDGVDGKLARVTVRCTRFGDRYEHILDVVWELTWYWALGWMLSGGGALVGPFVLSTVITLFYLLDKTATGMFKSRQGIELFDCEPVDRFFRRIGARRNTNVLLLLGGTAAGMLEEAFTFVAIWTVITAAFHWTRAIWLMSKPAAADEENRSV
- a CDS encoding class I SAM-dependent methyltransferase; protein product: MSGQSGLMYRVRGFFSLRIRKDFNFRRVQETVPALRWLRPGRDERILDIGCGEGTYDYRIALRGARIFGFDLNRDQLRRAAVCHKTPSTGFFCADAGAFPLRSGQFDTVISLCVFEHLPDDRQTLLEMWRVLRPGGRILLTLDSLSLEGIGKAWRDEHRELHAVRQFYTYPKVGSLLESCGFKLERYRYLLRSSPDLALIRLSYATERMHAIPAAVTRLGLVSIGRMVSAAFNLFTRNHRGWTLLIEASRMTSRPASSPS
- a CDS encoding NTP transferase domain-containing protein codes for the protein MSSATSALIIAGGAGARLQTVTGPVPKPLLKLCGVPLIKRIILTAGRAGITRFVIVTGYEADRFHETLSHDSGLDGCRIEWVHNERWHMPNGVSVLAARSLLAEPFVLLMADHLFEQRTLERLLEEPVAEGECLLAVDRKIETVYDLDDATKVEVREDRVVRIDKELREYNAVDTGMFHCTPALFDALEAVDGPGGCALSDGIRALAGEGRMRAFDIGEGFWQDVDTPEMLAHGEKALIRRLVKPTDGWVARYVNRPVSTRISRWLVKVPVTPNMVTLVTFLSGLLGAWFVLDGTYWTVLLGAFLFQVSSILDGCDGEVAVLTFRESKYGSWLDTITDNLTYLAFFSAVVWAYAGDSDETVVRSLGIGSVAVVAASILVMYYYLLQTGGSGSLVRFNRAFERHAVGRRRALAARLLNVFRMMSKRDFFTMLLLCFAALGLLNWMFWTVTAGGLVMGLAIFISTGRLLARDRPVMDVST